A single region of the Prosthecobacter debontii genome encodes:
- a CDS encoding terminase small subunit, with protein sequence MTTLSLSHQKFVQVYVSHANAARAYQAVYPEASMDSARKAGSRLLRQPEVAAEVERLRRLSESASVMDLAQKREFLARIIHDPGQKTADRLRALKLDAELAGEMGFPRAANDSDEAAGEIVQAIRHV encoded by the coding sequence ATGACAACCTTGTCTTTATCGCATCAGAAGTTTGTTCAAGTGTATGTGAGCCATGCCAATGCGGCACGGGCGTATCAGGCGGTATATCCTGAGGCGAGTATGGACTCGGCTCGGAAGGCAGGCTCGCGACTGCTGAGGCAGCCGGAAGTGGCGGCGGAGGTCGAGCGTCTGCGCAGGCTGAGTGAATCCGCCTCGGTGATGGACCTCGCCCAAAAGCGGGAGTTCCTGGCCCGCATCATCCATGACCCGGGGCAGAAGACGGCGGATCGACTGCGAGCGCTGAAGCTGGATGCGGAGTTGGCCGGCGAGATGGGTTTTCCCCGTGCCGCGAACGACTCCGATGAGGCCGCGGGTGAGATCGTGCAAGCGATCCGTCATGTGTGA
- a CDS encoding voltage-gated chloride channel family protein — protein MKRLLNLHTHLSGLAQLLRWTLLALPVAGVVGSAVALFLWVLDRMTQTHAAHPALLWGLPVAGLAVGWLYHHFGKNSERGNNLIIDEIHEPGGGVPARMAPLVLLGTWVTHLFGGSAGREGTAVQMGGGLAHLLARWFRLGPEQVKILLLCGIASGFGAVFGTPLTGAIFAMEVLIIGRVNYQALVPVLVASVVGDAVCTAWGIHHTTYHLEVSPDAGLRAPIEWLLLLKVALAAMAFGLMARFFATLAHGIQRTLKRWVAYPPLRPFVGGLVVILMVHLLGSRDYLGLGVEASTPGGVSIVSSFEPGGATPWSWLWKTLFTTLTVGSGFKGGEVTPLFFIGSTLGHALALLLHEPVALFAALGFIAVFAGAANTPLACTLMGIELFGAHYAVYFGVACFVAYFFSGPSGIYSAQRLGVPKHGPTSIS, from the coding sequence ATGAAGCGCCTCCTGAATCTCCACACGCATCTCAGCGGTCTCGCTCAGCTGCTGCGCTGGACCCTGCTGGCTCTGCCGGTGGCGGGAGTCGTGGGCTCAGCGGTGGCGCTGTTCCTGTGGGTGCTGGATCGCATGACTCAAACGCATGCCGCCCACCCTGCCCTGCTGTGGGGCTTGCCAGTGGCGGGTCTGGCCGTGGGTTGGCTGTATCATCACTTTGGCAAAAACTCGGAGCGGGGGAACAACCTGATCATTGATGAAATCCATGAGCCAGGAGGCGGTGTGCCTGCACGCATGGCCCCGCTAGTGCTTCTGGGCACCTGGGTCACCCATCTCTTTGGCGGCTCTGCCGGCCGCGAGGGCACCGCTGTGCAGATGGGCGGCGGCCTGGCTCATCTGCTCGCACGTTGGTTTCGCCTGGGTCCTGAGCAGGTGAAGATCCTGCTGCTCTGTGGTATCGCATCCGGGTTTGGCGCCGTCTTCGGCACTCCGCTCACGGGAGCCATCTTTGCCATGGAGGTGCTCATCATCGGTCGCGTGAACTACCAGGCCCTGGTGCCAGTGCTGGTGGCCAGCGTTGTCGGGGATGCCGTCTGCACCGCCTGGGGCATCCATCACACCACTTACCATCTGGAGGTCAGCCCCGATGCAGGCCTGCGAGCTCCGATTGAGTGGCTGCTCCTGCTGAAGGTGGCTCTAGCCGCGATGGCCTTCGGCCTCATGGCGCGGTTTTTCGCCACCCTGGCGCATGGCATTCAGCGGACGCTGAAGCGCTGGGTCGCCTACCCGCCGCTGCGGCCCTTCGTCGGCGGTCTGGTGGTGATTCTGATGGTTCATCTGCTCGGTTCCCGGGATTACCTGGGCCTCGGGGTGGAAGCTTCGACGCCCGGTGGCGTCAGCATCGTCTCCTCCTTTGAGCCGGGAGGGGCCACCCCTTGGAGCTGGCTTTGGAAGACCCTCTTCACCACCCTCACCGTCGGCAGTGGCTTCAAAGGCGGTGAGGTCACACCCCTCTTCTTCATCGGCTCCACCCTCGGCCACGCTCTAGCGCTCCTGCTGCATGAACCCGTAGCCCTTTTCGCCGCCCTGGGTTTCATCGCCGTCTTCGCCGGTGCAGCCAATACCCCACTGGCCTGCACGCTCATGGGCATCGAGCTCTTCGGGGCTCACTATGCGGTCTATTTCGGAGTCGCCTGTTTTGTGGCCTACTTTTTCAGCGGTCCCTCAGGCATCTACTCGGCTCAAAGGCTCGGCGTGCCGAAGCACGGTCCTACCAGCATTAGCTAG
- a CDS encoding GAF domain-containing protein, whose translation MPAPYSTFPDPDLSPLAERLDSRCEEHALHALRLAPAALVEGLPARLLHQALAGVQADEGSVWLAQETPAVLVPVWNNGPDAARFVGSFRLPSTQGITGSVFTSGLAACESEVCFRQRQNRDLDRSLEVLTWAMLAVPLKFAGAVRGVITAVRLIRPRDLPGLTHVPESAADFPPGFTPPAAFSVADLAAMETTAAGVGRLIQHRLTTWVLGTEE comes from the coding sequence ATGCCCGCGCCCTATTCCACCTTTCCAGACCCGGATTTGAGCCCCCTGGCGGAGCGGTTGGACAGTCGCTGTGAGGAGCATGCCCTGCATGCGCTCCGTCTAGCTCCAGCGGCATTGGTGGAGGGTTTACCAGCGCGGCTGCTGCATCAGGCCCTGGCGGGGGTGCAGGCGGATGAAGGCAGCGTCTGGCTGGCCCAGGAGACCCCTGCCGTGCTGGTGCCGGTCTGGAACAACGGCCCCGATGCCGCGCGCTTCGTCGGCAGCTTTCGCCTGCCTTCCACACAGGGCATCACGGGCAGTGTGTTCACCAGTGGACTGGCTGCGTGTGAGAGCGAGGTGTGCTTTCGTCAACGGCAAAACCGCGATCTCGACCGTAGCCTGGAGGTGCTCACCTGGGCCATGTTGGCCGTGCCGCTGAAGTTTGCCGGTGCCGTACGAGGGGTCATCACCGCTGTGCGGCTCATTCGCCCGCGTGATCTGCCGGGTCTCACCCACGTGCCCGAGTCCGCTGCAGATTTTCCCCCCGGGTTTACCCCTCCGGCAGCTTTTAGCGTGGCGGATCTGGCCGCCATGGAAACCACAGCCGCAGGTGTGGGTCGCCTCATTCAGCATCGTCTTACCACCTGGGTTCTCGGCACCGAGGAGTGA
- a CDS encoding class I SAM-dependent methyltransferase, whose protein sequence is MQQRSVQPEILETLPPDHPDAIRGRDDLLLVNGIMGNHGWISRTLLRFTQPGWHITEIGAGDGALSQKLACRGVCPTSALHAFDLAPRPADWSSDAGWTQGDLFVQTLPPSEVLIANLFLHHFQPDQLRTLGQRIPPQTRLILAAEPARRWLHTLSGRLFCSIAELNHVTRYDMQVSIRAGFRGQELPDQLGLGEDWEVTVQETLLGAYRMIARR, encoded by the coding sequence ATGCAGCAGCGCAGCGTCCAGCCGGAGATTTTAGAAACCCTGCCGCCAGATCATCCCGACGCCATTCGTGGGCGGGATGACCTCCTTCTGGTCAATGGCATCATGGGGAATCACGGCTGGATCAGCCGCACTCTACTGCGCTTTACCCAGCCAGGCTGGCATATCACCGAGATCGGTGCTGGCGATGGTGCCCTCTCGCAGAAACTCGCCTGCCGGGGCGTCTGCCCCACCTCGGCCCTGCATGCCTTCGATCTAGCCCCACGTCCGGCGGACTGGTCTTCCGATGCGGGGTGGACTCAGGGAGATCTCTTTGTGCAAACCCTGCCGCCTTCAGAGGTGCTGATCGCCAATCTCTTCCTGCACCACTTCCAGCCCGACCAACTCCGGACGCTCGGTCAGCGGATTCCCCCGCAGACCCGCCTCATTTTGGCGGCCGAACCTGCCCGCCGGTGGCTCCATACGCTCTCGGGTCGGCTCTTTTGCAGCATTGCCGAGCTGAACCACGTCACCCGCTACGACATGCAGGTCAGCATTCGCGCCGGCTTCCGTGGGCAGGAACTCCCCGACCAACTCGGTCTTGGAGAGGACTGGGAGGTCACCGTCCAGGAAACGCTCCTCGGTGCTTACCGCATGATCGCCCGGCGATGA
- the hflX gene encoding GTPase HflX — MFDIREKPQQVERAFLVGAYFDRRKAQESADLLEELKELVQTLHIEVVATELVFAREMTARHLIGKGKAAELMQAARDAGAECIVFDNELSPAQQRAWEGESKLAVIDRHEVILDIFNMRAKTREARLQVELARMEYSIPRLTRMWAHLDRQGGGAGGGAGGAGAARGEGETQLEVDRRMAYKRLDRVKAELEEVKRQRDTMRKERSRVPVPHAAIVGYTNAGKSSLLNHLTQSDVLAEDKLFATLDTTTRRMELPDGQSMLITDTVGFVRNLPHDLVQSFRATLEEAVLADFLIHVVDASSPHAYAFYQTTTEVLAELGAGDKRVLLALNKMDLVEDHRQMELLRQFPEAVFISVQTGQGMEDLFHRIHDMLIDRVVRMDLSIPLDRMDLVAFAHQEGKVLSEDYDRGVADIQCVVPKRFESRFLPFAVTQKKPAKSR; from the coding sequence ATGTTTGATATTCGTGAAAAGCCTCAGCAGGTGGAACGTGCATTCCTGGTGGGAGCCTATTTTGACCGCCGTAAAGCCCAGGAATCGGCGGATCTTCTGGAAGAGTTGAAGGAACTGGTGCAGACCCTGCATATCGAGGTCGTGGCTACCGAACTGGTGTTTGCCCGCGAGATGACGGCCCGGCATTTGATCGGTAAAGGCAAAGCCGCCGAACTGATGCAGGCCGCCCGTGATGCTGGAGCGGAGTGCATTGTCTTCGATAACGAACTCTCCCCGGCACAGCAGCGTGCTTGGGAAGGGGAGTCCAAGCTCGCCGTCATTGATCGCCATGAGGTCATTTTGGACATCTTCAACATGCGCGCCAAGACCCGCGAAGCTCGCCTCCAGGTGGAACTGGCACGGATGGAATATTCCATCCCGCGTCTGACCCGCATGTGGGCTCACCTTGACCGTCAGGGCGGTGGCGCTGGTGGTGGCGCAGGTGGTGCTGGAGCCGCCCGTGGTGAGGGTGAAACCCAGCTCGAAGTGGACCGCCGAATGGCCTACAAGCGTCTGGACCGCGTGAAAGCGGAACTGGAGGAAGTGAAACGCCAGCGCGACACCATGCGCAAGGAGCGCAGCCGTGTGCCCGTGCCGCACGCTGCCATCGTGGGCTACACCAATGCCGGTAAATCCTCCCTTCTCAATCACCTGACCCAATCCGACGTCTTGGCCGAGGACAAACTCTTCGCTACTCTGGATACGACGACTCGGCGCATGGAACTGCCTGATGGCCAGTCGATGCTGATCACCGACACGGTCGGCTTTGTGCGCAATCTCCCGCATGATCTCGTGCAGAGCTTCCGTGCGACGCTGGAAGAAGCCGTGCTGGCGGACTTTCTCATTCACGTGGTGGATGCCAGCTCCCCCCATGCCTATGCCTTTTACCAAACCACCACGGAAGTGTTGGCCGAGTTAGGCGCAGGGGACAAACGGGTGTTGCTCGCGTTGAACAAGATGGATCTGGTGGAAGACCATCGGCAGATGGAACTCCTGCGGCAGTTCCCCGAAGCCGTCTTCATCTCGGTGCAAACCGGCCAGGGCATGGAAGATCTCTTCCATCGCATTCATGACATGCTGATTGATCGTGTCGTGCGCATGGACCTCAGCATTCCTCTGGATCGCATGGACCTCGTGGCCTTCGCCCATCAGGAGGGCAAGGTCTTATCCGAAGACTACGATCGCGGGGTCGCCGACATTCAGTGCGTGGTGCCGAAGCGGTTCGAGTCGCGTTTTCTGCCTTTTGCGGTCACCCAAAAGAAGCCTGCAAAATCACGATGA
- a CDS encoding alpha/beta hydrolase: MRPTYLTLCAVSLIGSSLFAADTATKPAKPKAAKPEASKPAAPKLPTPTQANVSYGTHERQVLDFWQAKSDQPTPVVFNIHGGGWMNGDKGRVSNVDKYLAKGISVVSINYRYVSQAHEAGIMPPVKAPLEDAARALQFIRSKAAEWNLDKERIGATGGSAGACSSLWLAFHNDLADPKSSDPIAHESTRLWCAAVAGAQTTLDPQQMKEWTPNSRYGGHAFGFLAKAGDPKQRDSQFNLFLADRERVLPWIQEYSPYANVTVDDSPVYLTYSTPPALGQDQKDPTHTSNFGVKLQEKCQEVGVPCELVYPGAPNVKHPQIDDYLIEKLKAPSAK, translated from the coding sequence ATGCGTCCGACCTACCTCACCCTCTGTGCCGTCAGCCTGATCGGCAGTTCGCTTTTCGCTGCGGATACCGCCACCAAGCCCGCCAAACCTAAGGCGGCCAAGCCTGAAGCAAGCAAACCCGCAGCTCCCAAGCTCCCGACACCGACCCAGGCCAATGTGTCCTATGGCACTCACGAGCGGCAGGTGCTGGACTTCTGGCAGGCCAAGTCGGACCAGCCTACTCCGGTGGTTTTCAATATCCACGGCGGCGGGTGGATGAATGGGGACAAAGGCCGCGTCAGCAACGTGGACAAGTATCTCGCCAAAGGGATCTCCGTCGTTTCCATCAACTACCGCTACGTCTCCCAGGCCCATGAGGCGGGAATCATGCCCCCGGTCAAAGCCCCCCTGGAAGACGCGGCCCGCGCGCTCCAGTTCATCCGCAGCAAGGCCGCCGAGTGGAACCTCGACAAAGAGCGCATCGGCGCCACCGGCGGCTCCGCCGGGGCCTGCTCCAGTCTGTGGCTGGCTTTCCACAACGACCTCGCCGATCCGAAAAGCAGCGACCCGATCGCCCATGAATCCACCCGCCTCTGGTGCGCCGCTGTTGCTGGGGCTCAAACCACCCTGGACCCCCAGCAGATGAAGGAGTGGACGCCCAACAGCCGCTACGGGGGTCATGCCTTCGGATTCCTGGCTAAAGCGGGTGATCCCAAGCAACGCGACTCCCAATTCAATCTCTTCCTGGCCGACCGCGAGCGGGTGCTTCCTTGGATTCAGGAATACTCCCCCTACGCCAACGTCACTGTGGACGATAGCCCCGTCTATCTCACCTACTCCACGCCACCAGCCCTCGGTCAGGATCAGAAGGACCCCACGCACACCTCCAACTTCGGGGTGAAGCTCCAGGAAAAATGCCAGGAAGTCGGCGTTCCTTGCGAGTTGGTGTATCCAGGAGCCCCGAACGTGAAGCATCCGCAGATCGACGATTACCTCATCGAGAAGTTGAAAGCTCCCTCGGCGAAGTAG
- a CDS encoding RNA polymerase sigma factor: MSSASASAPFQAADYEFAQDLLDGDRTAWGRFDQELKPAMLSKLLASGATNADAQEVIGIVMEKLWAQKKLAAYTGSGPLVGFVRTMAANAWLEYLRKHRRMVPATNLTSEDSDADPLENLSRDERPAPQESPLAHLLKDALLHALAQTDAEALLILRLSLLQEVRQRDLCQLWGGCHEGTISRKKTEAMEQIRDATLAYLAEREPSLQISWQDLLEACGDGAEAILGPSE, translated from the coding sequence ATGAGTTCCGCTTCAGCGTCTGCTCCCTTTCAAGCCGCCGACTACGAGTTTGCCCAGGATCTCCTGGATGGTGACCGCACCGCCTGGGGCCGCTTCGATCAGGAGTTGAAACCGGCGATGCTGAGCAAACTGCTCGCCTCGGGGGCCACCAATGCCGATGCCCAGGAGGTGATCGGCATCGTCATGGAAAAACTGTGGGCACAAAAAAAACTCGCCGCCTACACCGGCAGCGGGCCCCTGGTCGGCTTCGTCCGCACCATGGCCGCCAATGCCTGGCTGGAATACCTGCGCAAACACCGCCGCATGGTCCCTGCCACCAACCTGACCTCCGAAGACAGCGACGCCGATCCTCTAGAAAACCTCTCCCGCGATGAACGCCCTGCCCCGCAGGAGTCTCCCCTGGCCCATTTGCTGAAGGACGCCCTCCTGCACGCCCTGGCCCAGACCGATGCCGAGGCCCTGCTCATCCTGCGCCTCTCCCTGCTACAGGAGGTGCGCCAGCGCGATCTCTGCCAGCTCTGGGGCGGCTGTCACGAGGGCACCATCTCCCGAAAAAAGACCGAGGCCATGGAGCAGATCCGCGATGCCACCCTGGCCTACCTCGCCGAGCGCGAGCCCTCCCTGCAAATCTCCTGGCAAGACCTCCTGGAGGCCTGCGGCGATGGAGCCGAGGCCATCTTGGGGCCTTCGGAATAA
- a CDS encoding sulfatase yields the protein MRCRPHLRCHEMLLKSFFALLTLTSVALAADSRPNIVFFLVDDLGQRDIGCYGSTFYETPNVDRLAKEGARFTDAYAACPVCSPTRAAVQTGRWPQRTGITDYIGAPMKPGLWTRNTKLLPASYSDRLAHEEVTMAEMLKAAGYATFFAGKWHLGPEGWWPENQGYDHNLGGVDRGGPYGRGKYFVPYDNPRLPDGPEGEHLPDRLATEANKFIEASKDKPFFAFFSFYSVHTPLQSRPDLEKKYEEKRNRLGLKAEWGKEDTREVRLVQELPVYAGMVEAMDLAVGKVLAKLDELGLAENTLVIFTSDNGGLSTSEGSPTSNLPLRGGKGWMYEGGIREPLVIRWPAVVKPGRVVDTPVSSPDYFATAMELAQGKTTSQVDGLSLLPVLRGGSLPERPLYWHYPHYGNQGGAPGAAVREGDWKLIEWYEDGKRELFNLREDIGETDDVARAHPDKVAALAAKLEAWRKDVGALMPTPNLAYDPAKPSGRLPGAGQAKKKKKK from the coding sequence GTGAGATGCCGCCCGCACCTGCGTTGTCATGAGATGCTGCTGAAAAGCTTCTTCGCTCTCCTGACACTCACCTCCGTTGCCTTAGCGGCAGACTCCCGGCCTAACATTGTGTTCTTCCTCGTGGATGATCTGGGGCAAAGGGACATCGGCTGTTATGGCAGCACGTTTTACGAGACGCCGAATGTGGATCGCCTCGCCAAAGAAGGTGCGCGTTTCACCGATGCTTATGCGGCCTGCCCTGTCTGCTCACCCACGCGTGCCGCCGTGCAGACGGGGCGTTGGCCCCAGCGCACCGGCATCACGGATTACATCGGGGCACCGATGAAACCGGGGCTCTGGACCCGCAATACCAAGCTCCTGCCCGCGTCTTACAGCGACCGCCTCGCGCATGAGGAAGTGACGATGGCGGAGATGCTGAAGGCCGCAGGCTACGCCACCTTCTTCGCAGGTAAGTGGCATCTCGGGCCGGAGGGTTGGTGGCCGGAGAACCAGGGTTATGACCACAACCTCGGCGGTGTGGATCGCGGGGGTCCTTACGGTCGGGGCAAATACTTCGTGCCCTATGACAATCCCCGCCTGCCAGATGGCCCCGAGGGCGAGCATCTGCCGGACCGCCTGGCGACCGAGGCCAACAAGTTCATCGAGGCGAGCAAGGACAAGCCCTTCTTTGCTTTCTTCTCCTTTTACTCCGTCCACACACCCCTTCAGTCCCGGCCTGATCTGGAGAAGAAGTATGAGGAAAAGCGCAACCGTTTGGGCTTGAAAGCCGAGTGGGGCAAGGAAGACACCCGCGAGGTGCGATTGGTGCAAGAGCTCCCGGTTTATGCTGGCATGGTGGAGGCCATGGACCTCGCCGTGGGCAAGGTGTTGGCCAAATTGGATGAACTGGGCTTGGCCGAGAACACCCTCGTCATCTTCACCTCCGATAACGGTGGTCTCTCCACCAGCGAGGGTTCCCCCACCTCCAACCTGCCTCTGCGTGGAGGTAAAGGCTGGATGTATGAGGGGGGAATCCGCGAGCCTTTGGTGATCCGTTGGCCTGCGGTGGTGAAACCCGGCCGCGTGGTGGATACCCCCGTGAGCAGCCCCGACTACTTCGCCACGGCGATGGAGCTGGCCCAGGGGAAAACCACTTCTCAGGTCGATGGCTTGAGCCTGCTCCCCGTGCTGCGTGGCGGTTCCCTGCCTGAGCGCCCCCTCTACTGGCACTACCCCCATTACGGTAACCAAGGCGGTGCTCCTGGTGCCGCCGTGCGCGAGGGGGACTGGAAGCTGATCGAATGGTATGAGGACGGCAAACGCGAGTTGTTTAACCTGCGCGAGGACATCGGTGAGACAGACGATGTCGCCCGAGCTCACCCTGACAAAGTGGCTGCTCTGGCGGCCAAGCTGGAGGCCTGGCGCAAGGATGTGGGTGCTCTGATGCCCACTCCCAACCTCGCCTATGACCCCGCGAAGCCAAGTGGCCGCCTCCCCGGTGCAGGGCAGGCGAAGAAGAAAAAGAAGAAGTGA
- a CDS encoding S8 family serine peptidase — protein MTLQDLQTSTGRGVRIAILDSGVETSHPALAGLELSDDVAFERDGSFLKTVPGGGGDVMGHGTAIAWIIRSLAPEAEIGSFRVLDGDLRGRTTVIWEAARLAMQRGYHILNCSFGSPGEARFVMPYKEWTDEAYLRRTHIVAACSNEDANLREWPGWFPTVLTVNLADMPDQPWAHRPGSMVEFLAHGYQVRVPWQGGWKVVTGSSFAAPRVTGWLAKLLSVRPDLSVEGAKEWMRGMTSRSR, from the coding sequence ATGACCCTGCAGGATCTCCAAACCAGCACCGGCCGCGGCGTCCGCATTGCCATTTTGGATTCCGGTGTGGAGACCTCGCACCCCGCCTTGGCCGGTCTGGAGTTGAGCGATGACGTGGCCTTTGAGCGCGATGGCTCATTTTTGAAAACCGTCCCTGGGGGCGGTGGGGATGTCATGGGTCACGGCACCGCCATCGCCTGGATCATCCGCAGTCTCGCCCCCGAGGCCGAGATCGGCAGCTTTCGTGTTCTGGATGGCGATCTACGCGGTCGCACCACCGTCATCTGGGAGGCCGCTCGTCTGGCCATGCAGCGCGGTTATCACATCCTCAATTGCAGCTTTGGCAGCCCGGGCGAGGCCCGCTTTGTCATGCCCTACAAGGAATGGACCGATGAAGCCTACCTGCGCCGCACCCACATCGTCGCGGCCTGTAGCAATGAAGACGCGAACCTGCGCGAATGGCCCGGCTGGTTCCCCACCGTTCTCACCGTCAACCTCGCCGACATGCCCGATCAACCCTGGGCCCATCGCCCCGGCAGCATGGTCGAATTCCTCGCCCACGGATATCAAGTCCGCGTGCCCTGGCAGGGCGGTTGGAAAGTCGTCACTGGCAGCAGCTTCGCCGCCCCGAGAGTGACCGGCTGGCTGGCGAAACTCCTTTCTGTTAGGCCCGATCTCAGCGTGGAAGGGGCGAAGGAGTGGATGCGGGGGATGACTTCACGAAGTCGATAG